Proteins from a genomic interval of Streptomyces sp. SID8374:
- a CDS encoding DUF2510 domain-containing protein: MTPPGWHPDPGHSGKGPDQERWWDGAQWTGHVRPSPAAVRRRGLRIGVGVTVGAVVLAAIGGGMYMLREDDGGRPGIAVASPSATPPVPDGSGAPDSGNGDDKDGEDGGPRSPGEQLPPTEPGYATDLAAGISLPVPKGWTGKSAPVGAGLTTGEHACPGGSAQTCVRGGVFSAPAVALKITAGTPEEAAKKDIAVNAEQSYGGDSYGKITSHEEIKSAAVTVAGQKGYAVRWKVVTEKGDDGYVESLVFPSPASKDMLVVVRSGFDINKDAPKLSVLDEIVKGIKAASGAGAGNGGAA, translated from the coding sequence ATGACCCCGCCCGGCTGGCACCCAGACCCCGGGCATTCAGGTAAAGGCCCCGATCAGGAACGCTGGTGGGACGGAGCGCAGTGGACCGGCCACGTCCGCCCGTCGCCCGCCGCGGTACGCCGCCGTGGACTCCGTATCGGCGTCGGTGTGACCGTAGGCGCTGTGGTCCTCGCCGCGATCGGGGGCGGGATGTACATGCTGCGCGAGGACGACGGCGGCCGCCCGGGCATCGCGGTCGCCTCGCCGTCCGCGACCCCGCCCGTCCCTGACGGGTCCGGCGCACCGGACAGCGGGAACGGCGACGACAAGGACGGCGAGGACGGCGGCCCCCGGAGCCCCGGCGAGCAGCTCCCGCCGACGGAGCCGGGTTACGCCACGGACCTGGCCGCCGGGATCAGCCTGCCGGTCCCCAAGGGGTGGACGGGCAAGTCCGCACCGGTCGGCGCCGGTCTGACGACGGGTGAGCACGCCTGCCCGGGCGGCTCTGCCCAGACGTGTGTACGCGGAGGGGTGTTCTCGGCCCCTGCGGTGGCCCTGAAGATCACTGCGGGGACGCCGGAGGAGGCGGCCAAGAAGGACATCGCCGTCAACGCCGAGCAGTCCTACGGCGGGGACTCCTACGGGAAGATCACCTCCCACGAGGAGATCAAGTCGGCCGCGGTCACCGTGGCGGGCCAGAAGGGCTACGCGGTGCGGTGGAAGGTGGTGACGGAGAAGGGCGACGACGGGTACGTGGAGTCGCTCGTGTTCCCCTCCCCCGCCTCCAAGGACATGCTCGTGGTGGTCCGGTCCGGCTTCGACATCAACAAGGACGCGCCGAAGCTGTCCGTCCTGGACGAGATCGTCAAGGGGATCAAGGCCGCCTCGGGTGCGGGCGCGGGCAACGGCGGAGCCGCCTGA
- a CDS encoding response regulator transcription factor gives MPLSSPSPSRGTAAPTRILLADDHALVRRGVRLILDGEPDLTVVAEAGDGAEAIEMARVERPDLAILDIAMPRLTGLQAARELSRVLPDLRILMLTMYDNEQYFFEALKAGAAGYVLKSVADRDLVEACRAAMRDEPFLYPGAVTALIRNFLDRAKDGEDLPARAITEREEEILKLVAEGHSSKEIAELLVISVKTVERHRANLLQKLGLRDRLELTRYAIRAGLIEP, from the coding sequence ATGCCCCTCTCCTCCCCGTCCCCCTCCCGGGGCACCGCCGCACCGACGCGGATCCTGCTGGCGGACGATCACGCCCTGGTACGCCGGGGGGTCCGGCTGATCCTCGACGGCGAACCGGATCTCACGGTCGTGGCCGAGGCGGGCGACGGTGCCGAGGCCATCGAGATGGCCCGCGTCGAACGGCCGGATCTGGCCATCCTGGACATCGCGATGCCCCGGCTGACAGGGTTGCAGGCGGCGCGTGAGCTGTCCCGGGTCCTGCCGGACCTGCGCATCCTGATGCTGACGATGTACGACAACGAGCAGTATTTCTTCGAGGCGTTGAAGGCGGGGGCGGCCGGATACGTCCTCAAGTCGGTCGCCGACCGGGACCTGGTGGAGGCCTGCCGGGCGGCCATGCGCGACGAGCCGTTCCTCTACCCGGGCGCGGTCACCGCCCTCATCCGGAACTTCCTCGACCGGGCCAAGGACGGCGAGGACCTTCCGGCGCGCGCGATCACCGAGCGCGAGGAGGAGATCCTGAAGCTGGTCGCCGAGGGGCACTCCTCCAAGGAGATCGCCGAGTTGCTCGTCATCAGCGTCAAGACCGTGGAGCGGCACCGCGCCAACCTGCTCCAGAAGCTCGGGCTGCGCGATCGCCTGGAGCTGACCCGGTACGCGATCCGCGCGGGCCTGATCGAACCGTGA
- a CDS encoding HAMP domain-containing sensor histidine kinase, with translation MSLFWRIFLLNAAVLVAAGALLLLGPITISTPVLLTEAMILTGGIAFMLAANAALLRLGLFPLQRVTRAMTTTDLLRPSPRPEVAGHGEIAALIETFNTMLDRLEAERATSSARALSAQEAERRRVAQELHDEVGQTLTAVLLELKRVADHAPEPLRGELRQVQEITRGSLDEIRRIARRLRPGVLEELGLVSALTALITETPTPDGLTIRRRMGKDLPELDAEAELVIYRIAQEALTNTVRHARASQLELSLLRSPCGVELRIRDDGRGLGDTPEGAGLRGMRERALLIGAELFLGPGPQGGTEVRLDVPVRNGSR, from the coding sequence TTGTCCCTGTTCTGGCGGATCTTTCTGCTCAACGCCGCTGTGCTCGTCGCCGCGGGGGCTCTGCTGCTGCTCGGCCCGATCACCATTTCCACCCCGGTCCTGCTGACCGAGGCGATGATCCTGACCGGCGGGATCGCCTTCATGCTCGCGGCCAACGCGGCCCTGCTCCGGCTCGGCCTCTTCCCTCTCCAGCGGGTGACCCGCGCGATGACCACGACCGACCTGCTGCGCCCCAGCCCGCGTCCCGAGGTGGCCGGGCACGGCGAGATCGCCGCCCTGATCGAGACCTTCAACACGATGCTGGACCGGCTGGAGGCCGAACGCGCCACCAGCAGCGCCCGCGCGCTCTCCGCCCAGGAGGCCGAGCGCCGCCGGGTGGCCCAGGAGCTCCACGACGAGGTCGGGCAGACCCTCACCGCCGTCCTGCTCGAACTGAAGCGCGTCGCCGACCACGCGCCCGAGCCGCTCCGCGGCGAGCTCCGGCAGGTCCAGGAGATCACCCGTGGCTCACTGGACGAGATCCGCCGGATCGCCCGGCGGCTGCGCCCCGGGGTGCTGGAGGAGCTGGGTCTGGTCAGCGCGCTCACGGCTCTCATCACCGAGACGCCGACGCCCGACGGGCTGACGATCCGCCGCCGGATGGGCAAGGACCTGCCCGAACTGGACGCCGAGGCCGAGCTGGTCATCTACCGGATCGCGCAGGAGGCGCTCACCAACACGGTCCGCCACGCCCGCGCGTCACAGCTCGAACTCTCCTTGCTCCGCAGCCCCTGCGGGGTGGAGCTGCGTATCCGCGACGACGGCCGGGGCCTCGGCGACACCCCCGAGGGCGCGGGCCTGCGCGGCATGCGCGAGCGCGCCCTGCTGATCGGGGCCGAGCTGTTCCTCGGCCCCGGGCCGCAGGGCGGTACCGAAGTACGACTCGATGTGCCCGTCCGGAACGGAAGCCGGTGA
- a CDS encoding DUF3040 domain-containing protein, with amino-acid sequence MPTYDERLRALEEQLHRDDPGFAAAMSDGTPRSPREYRRRNAWLAMAFGLTALGMGIAIGHGLLIATGLVVSGAAAHLFDPQRGRLHGKDIPGTPGNPRTH; translated from the coding sequence ATGCCCACGTACGACGAACGGCTGCGCGCCCTTGAGGAGCAGCTGCATCGCGACGACCCCGGTTTCGCGGCGGCGATGTCCGACGGCACCCCGCGCAGCCCCCGCGAGTACCGACGCCGCAACGCCTGGCTGGCGATGGCCTTCGGCCTCACCGCCCTGGGCATGGGCATCGCCATCGGCCACGGCCTCCTGATCGCCACCGGACTCGTGGTGTCGGGAGCGGCCGCCCATCTCTTCGACCCGCAGCGCGGCCGTCTGCACGGCAAGGACATCCCGGGAACGCCCGGAAACCCACGAACCCACTGA
- a CDS encoding FCD domain-containing protein, whose product MSVEWQPVQQSRTHELVLRSIEERVFAGELKAGDRLPPERELAPVLGVSRSALREALRVLETIGVLVAQPGRGPDAGARIVRNPDDALGRLLRLHFALGSYSLQDVLEARVVLERSSFEAAAGHASSEDLDEAEELVRGMAAPGVGVSAFNDLDTRFHVLIARSSGNALTSTLTSAVRESVRPLILRALEGVEDWPATADALNAQHRALLALVREGRGAEAADLVERHIRGLHGTLVDEPFGV is encoded by the coding sequence ATGTCCGTCGAATGGCAGCCTGTGCAGCAGTCCCGTACGCACGAACTGGTGCTGCGCTCCATCGAGGAGCGGGTCTTCGCCGGTGAGCTGAAAGCGGGCGACCGGCTCCCGCCCGAGCGGGAACTGGCCCCCGTGCTCGGGGTGAGCCGCTCCGCCCTGCGCGAGGCGCTGCGGGTGCTGGAGACGATCGGCGTCCTGGTGGCCCAGCCCGGCCGGGGCCCGGACGCCGGGGCCCGGATCGTACGCAACCCGGACGACGCCCTGGGCCGGCTGCTGCGGCTCCACTTCGCCCTCGGCAGTTACAGCCTCCAGGACGTCCTGGAGGCCCGGGTCGTCCTGGAGCGGTCCAGCTTCGAGGCCGCCGCCGGCCACGCGTCGTCCGAGGACCTAGACGAGGCGGAGGAGCTGGTACGGGGGATGGCGGCGCCGGGCGTCGGAGTGAGCGCGTTCAACGACCTGGACACCCGCTTCCACGTGCTGATCGCCCGCAGTTCCGGCAACGCCCTGACCTCCACCCTCACCTCCGCCGTACGGGAGTCGGTGCGCCCGCTGATCCTGCGCGCCCTGGAGGGGGTCGAGGACTGGCCCGCCACCGCCGACGCTCTCAACGCGCAGCACCGCGCCCTTCTGGCGCTGGTGCGCGAGGGGCGGGGTGCCGAGGCCGCCGATCTGGTGGAGCGGCACATCCGGGGTCTGCACGGGACGCTCGTGGACGAGCCGTTCGGGGTCTAG
- a CDS encoding (Fe-S)-binding protein, whose product MRIGLFATCLGDTLFPDAVRSTAILLTRLGHEVVFPPGQTCCGQMHINTGYQREPVPLVRDFAEQFGDTSIEAVVMPSGSCAGSVRHQHATVADRYGDSALRAGVATVAAKTYELSELLVDVLGVTGVGAYFPHRVTYHPTCHSLRMLRVGDRPLRLLRAVDSIDLVELPGADSCCGFGGTFALKNAETSTAMLHDKLDSIATTGAEVCTAGDSSCLMHIGGGLSRIRSGTRTLHLARILAATRTTPDVLTEAAA is encoded by the coding sequence ATGCGCATCGGACTCTTCGCCACCTGCCTGGGCGACACGCTCTTCCCCGACGCGGTGCGCTCCACCGCCATCCTGCTCACGCGGCTGGGCCACGAGGTGGTGTTCCCGCCGGGGCAGACATGCTGCGGGCAGATGCACATCAACACCGGCTACCAGCGCGAACCCGTCCCCCTGGTCCGCGACTTCGCCGAACAGTTCGGCGACACCTCCATCGAAGCGGTCGTCATGCCGTCGGGCTCGTGCGCCGGTTCGGTCCGCCACCAGCACGCGACCGTCGCCGACCGCTACGGGGACAGCGCCCTGCGCGCCGGGGTGGCCACCGTCGCGGCGAAGACGTACGAACTCTCCGAACTCCTCGTCGACGTCCTCGGAGTGACCGGGGTGGGCGCCTACTTCCCGCACCGGGTGACGTACCACCCGACCTGCCATTCACTGCGGATGCTGCGCGTCGGCGACAGACCGCTCAGGCTGCTGCGCGCCGTGGACTCCATCGACCTCGTGGAGCTGCCCGGCGCCGACTCCTGCTGCGGGTTCGGCGGTACCTTCGCCCTGAAGAACGCCGAGACCTCCACCGCGATGCTCCACGACAAGCTGGACAGCATCGCCACCACAGGGGCCGAGGTCTGCACCGCCGGTGACTCCTCCTGCCTGATGCACATCGGCGGCGGGCTCTCCCGTATCCGGTCCGGGACCCGCACCCTCCACCTCGCCCGCATCCTCGCCGCCACCCGCACCACCCCCGACGTCCTGACGGAGGCCGCCGCATGA
- a CDS encoding lactate utilization protein B produces the protein MSTFLGMPARPPRSPYGTGNLRGDEAFPRAAHHELGNGQLRRNLGRATTTIRAKRLDVTGELPDWEALRDAGSAIKTDAMNRLPELLEQLEHKVTEHGGTVHWARDSAEANEIVARLVKATGSSEVIKVKSMATQEIGLNEHLESVGITPYETDLAELIVQLAHDRPSHILVPAIHRNRDEIRQIFLDRIPGVDPELDNVPAHLAAAARAYLRQKFMTTKVAVSGANFGIAETGTLSVVESEGNGRMCLTLPDTLITVMGIEKVLPRYQDLEVFLQLLPRSSTGERMNPYTSLWTGVTPGDGPQGFHLVLLDNGRTAALADAIGRAALNCIRCSACLNVCPVYERTGGHAYGSTYPGPIGAVLTPQLAGMHAAADDPNSSLPYASSLCGACFDACPVKIDIPSLLVELRHQHTEQTGTTPEKLAMKAAATVMKRPALYRGAQKAAGLGRAVAGRDGTISRLPPPFSGWSDSRDTAAPPRQTFRAWFASDEGRAALRAAADEHDRGRTREEPDRSQDESDRSRAEDHRNHGEDGTA, from the coding sequence ATGAGCACCTTCCTCGGCATGCCCGCCCGGCCGCCCCGCTCCCCGTACGGCACCGGCAACCTGCGCGGCGACGAGGCGTTCCCCCGCGCCGCCCACCACGAGCTGGGCAACGGACAACTGCGCCGCAACCTCGGCAGGGCCACGACCACCATCCGCGCCAAACGCCTCGACGTCACCGGCGAACTCCCCGACTGGGAGGCCCTGCGCGACGCCGGCTCCGCCATCAAGACCGACGCGATGAACCGGCTGCCCGAACTCCTGGAACAGCTGGAGCACAAGGTCACCGAGCACGGCGGCACCGTCCACTGGGCGCGCGACAGCGCCGAGGCGAACGAGATCGTCGCCCGGCTGGTGAAGGCCACCGGCAGCAGCGAGGTCATCAAGGTCAAGTCGATGGCCACCCAGGAGATCGGGCTCAACGAGCACCTGGAGTCGGTCGGCATCACCCCGTACGAGACCGACCTCGCCGAACTCATCGTGCAGCTCGCCCACGACAGGCCGTCCCACATCCTGGTGCCCGCGATCCACCGCAACCGGGACGAGATCCGGCAGATCTTCCTCGACCGCATCCCCGGCGTCGACCCGGAACTGGACAACGTCCCGGCCCATCTCGCGGCCGCCGCCCGGGCCTATCTGCGGCAGAAATTCATGACGACGAAGGTCGCCGTGTCCGGTGCCAACTTCGGCATCGCCGAGACCGGCACCCTCTCCGTCGTCGAGTCCGAGGGCAACGGCCGCATGTGCCTCACCCTCCCCGACACCCTGATCACGGTGATGGGCATCGAGAAGGTGCTGCCGCGCTACCAGGACCTGGAGGTGTTCCTCCAACTGCTGCCGCGCTCCTCCACAGGTGAACGCATGAACCCTTACACCTCGTTGTGGACCGGAGTGACCCCCGGCGACGGCCCCCAGGGCTTCCATCTGGTGCTGCTGGACAACGGGCGCACGGCCGCCCTCGCCGACGCGATCGGACGGGCGGCGCTCAACTGCATCCGCTGCTCGGCCTGTCTCAACGTCTGCCCGGTCTACGAGCGGACCGGCGGCCACGCCTACGGTTCGACCTATCCCGGTCCGATCGGCGCCGTCCTCACCCCGCAGCTCGCCGGGATGCATGCGGCCGCCGACGACCCCAACAGCTCGCTGCCGTACGCCTCCAGCCTCTGCGGAGCCTGCTTCGACGCCTGCCCCGTGAAGATCGACATTCCCTCGCTGCTGGTGGAGCTGCGCCACCAGCACACCGAGCAGACCGGCACCACACCGGAGAAGCTGGCGATGAAGGCGGCCGCCACCGTGATGAAGCGGCCCGCGCTCTACCGGGGCGCACAGAAGGCGGCCGGTCTCGGCCGGGCCGTCGCAGGACGCGACGGGACGATCTCCCGGCTGCCCCCGCCGTTCAGCGGCTGGAGCGACAGCCGTGACACGGCGGCCCCGCCCCGGCAGACCTTCCGCGCCTGGTTCGCCTCCGACGAAGGCCGGGCCGCGCTCCGAGCGGCCGCCGACGAACACGACCGGGGCCGGACGAGGGAAGAACCCGACCGGAGCCAGGACGAATCCGACCGGAGCCGAGCAGAAGACCACAGGAACCACGGAGAGGACGGGACGGCATGA
- a CDS encoding LUD domain-containing protein, which yields MTTARDTVLGRVRDALALAPTPATVVPRAYRTGRVLPDAERLALFTDRLLDYKAEVHPCTADRTAQVVAEVLRDRGARRIGVPTGLDPRWVDAYDGEVCPDSADIPAPELDALDAVVTASAAGCAETGTIFLDGSPDQGRRALSLVPDLHLCVVDLSAVEAGVPEALARLVPERPTTLISGPSATSDIELERVEGVHGPRTLVVVIRTDR from the coding sequence ATGACGACTGCCCGCGACACCGTGCTCGGCCGGGTCCGCGACGCCCTGGCCCTCGCCCCGACGCCCGCCACCGTCGTACCGCGCGCCTACCGCACCGGCCGGGTCCTCCCCGACGCCGAACGCCTCGCCCTCTTCACCGACCGGCTCCTCGACTACAAGGCCGAGGTCCACCCCTGCACCGCCGACCGCACGGCGCAGGTCGTCGCCGAGGTGCTGCGCGACCGCGGCGCCCGCCGGATCGGTGTGCCGACCGGGCTGGATCCGCGCTGGGTCGATGCGTACGACGGGGAGGTGTGCCCGGACTCGGCGGACATCCCCGCACCCGAACTGGATGCCCTGGACGCGGTGGTGACCGCGTCCGCCGCCGGCTGCGCCGAGACCGGCACGATCTTCCTGGACGGCTCGCCCGACCAGGGGCGCCGCGCGCTGTCCCTCGTCCCCGATCTGCACCTCTGCGTGGTCGACCTCTCCGCCGTCGAGGCCGGGGTGCCCGAGGCGTTGGCCCGGCTCGTGCCCGAGCGGCCGACGACGCTGATCAGCGGCCCTTCGGCCACCTCGGACATCGAACTGGAACGGGTGGAGGGCGTGCACGGCCCTCGTACCTTGGTCGTGGTGATCCGTACCGACAGGTGA
- a CDS encoding DUF2264 domain-containing protein, producing MSTFRSPSFELPSEDRASSPFTGYTREHWEAAADGLLHAAWRWATPGGALLDLPGAPSHSGVRSDGLEGYARTFLAAAFRVAGAEGKDPHEWLERYARGLASGTRTPGRDDAESWPVILDHHVQGQPMVESASVALGLRLTRPWLWDRLDSGVQDRVEQWLRGALRHLPAGNNWYLFPYTVAGFLESVGRGDVETARARERALELLEGWYRGDGWYADGDGRAFDHYNGWALHLYPVLDAHLAGDDSASAYHGARLREHLESFSLMFGGDGAPLHFGRSLTYRFAASAAVGLGAVSGHTPLAPGVSRRLVNGSLRYFLERGASGADGLLSLGWHGPHPATLQSYSGPASPYWASKAFVALLAPAGHPLWTSVEEAAPSEGPDRVLSVPAPGFLLQSTRADGVVRLHNHGSDHVRPDEAESAADADPHYARLAYSTATGPTSAANPADNHLSVTVGGVRSTRRRIHPLGAGHGEGWGWAGSWHLPVFPAGPSTVPGLRVEGVTVARGRYELRVHRILGAPDGARAELTGWAAEPGGPVCSQLYGLHGWEALEDVRAPQGTAFTRWAVLPRLTAPDAAGNVVLVALASLTAEPGAGPLEPVVDEVDVRPGPDGDAGAAETEVEVGWAEDGTRKLTRIVFGRGSVAVEHF from the coding sequence ATGTCGACCTTCCGCTCCCCCTCCTTCGAACTTCCCTCGGAGGACCGGGCGTCGAGCCCGTTCACCGGGTACACCCGAGAGCACTGGGAGGCCGCCGCCGACGGGCTGCTGCACGCGGCCTGGCGGTGGGCCACCCCTGGCGGGGCGCTCCTCGACCTGCCCGGGGCCCCCTCGCACTCCGGAGTGCGCTCCGACGGCCTCGAGGGGTACGCGCGCACCTTCCTCGCGGCCGCCTTCCGGGTCGCGGGGGCCGAGGGGAAGGACCCGCACGAATGGCTGGAACGTTACGCCCGGGGGCTCGCGTCCGGGACCCGTACGCCCGGCCGGGACGACGCGGAGTCCTGGCCCGTCATCCTGGACCACCATGTACAAGGGCAGCCCATGGTGGAGTCCGCCTCCGTCGCGCTCGGGCTGCGGCTGACCCGGCCCTGGCTCTGGGACCGGCTGGACTCCGGGGTGCAGGACCGGGTGGAGCAGTGGCTCCGGGGTGCGTTGCGCCACCTTCCGGCGGGCAACAACTGGTACCTCTTCCCGTACACGGTCGCCGGTTTCCTGGAGTCGGTGGGGCGCGGGGACGTGGAAACGGCCCGGGCACGGGAGCGGGCGCTGGAGCTGCTGGAGGGCTGGTACCGGGGCGACGGCTGGTACGCCGACGGGGACGGGCGCGCCTTCGACCACTACAACGGCTGGGCGCTGCACCTGTATCCGGTGCTGGACGCCCATCTGGCGGGCGACGACAGTGCGTCCGCGTACCACGGGGCGCGGCTGCGGGAGCATCTGGAGAGCTTCTCGCTGATGTTCGGCGGCGACGGGGCCCCGCTGCACTTCGGGCGCTCGCTCACCTACCGCTTCGCCGCGAGCGCGGCCGTGGGCCTGGGCGCGGTCTCCGGGCACACCCCGCTCGCGCCGGGGGTGTCACGGCGGCTGGTCAACGGGTCGCTGCGGTACTTCCTGGAGCGGGGCGCGAGCGGCGCCGACGGACTGCTGAGCCTCGGCTGGCACGGCCCCCACCCGGCGACACTGCAATCCTATTCCGGTCCCGCGTCGCCCTATTGGGCATCGAAGGCGTTCGTCGCGCTGCTGGCCCCCGCCGGGCATCCCCTGTGGACATCGGTGGAGGAGGCGGCACCGAGTGAAGGCCCCGACCGGGTGCTGTCCGTACCGGCCCCGGGCTTTCTGTTGCAGTCGACCCGGGCGGACGGTGTGGTGCGGCTGCACAACCACGGCAGCGACCATGTCCGCCCGGACGAGGCCGAGTCGGCGGCCGACGCGGACCCGCACTACGCCCGGCTCGCCTACTCCACCGCGACCGGACCGACCTCGGCTGCGAACCCCGCGGACAACCACCTGTCGGTGACGGTCGGCGGAGTACGCAGCACCCGGCGCCGTATCCATCCGCTCGGGGCCGGACACGGCGAGGGCTGGGGGTGGGCGGGGTCCTGGCACCTGCCCGTCTTCCCTGCCGGCCCTTCCACCGTTCCGGGACTCCGGGTGGAGGGCGTGACCGTGGCGCGGGGCCGCTACGAGCTGCGGGTGCACCGGATTCTGGGGGCGCCGGACGGTGCACGGGCCGAGCTGACCGGCTGGGCGGCGGAGCCAGGGGGCCCTGTGTGCTCCCAGCTGTACGGACTCCACGGCTGGGAGGCCCTGGAGGACGTACGGGCCCCGCAGGGCACGGCGTTCACCCGCTGGGCGGTGCTGCCCCGGCTGACCGCCCCCGATGCGGCGGGGAACGTGGTACTGGTGGCGCTCGCGTCGCTCACGGCGGAGCCGGGGGCCGGTCCGCTGGAGCCGGTCGTTGACGAGGTAGACGTACGGCCCGGTCCGGACGGTGACGCAGGCGCGGCCGAGACCGAAGTCGAGGTGGGGTGGGCGGAGGACGGTACGAGGAAGCTGACGCGGATCGTCTTCGGTCGGGGGTCTGTCGCGGTGGAGCACTTTTAG
- a CDS encoding DUF309 domain-containing protein, producing the protein MNETHRDRDPEGRARNARPRDGLGRPLPYGTPGVERQPEGVVRAPDETLREAQRLLDAGMPFHAHEVFEDAWKSGPESERELWRGLAQVAVGLTHAARGNTAGGARLLRRGAGALTSYGEARPHGIGIGGLVDWAQELAGRVESDPTVDAGAEAPRLLG; encoded by the coding sequence GTGAACGAGACGCACAGGGACCGCGACCCCGAGGGCCGGGCGCGCAATGCGCGCCCCCGGGACGGGCTGGGGCGCCCGCTGCCCTACGGAACGCCCGGAGTGGAACGGCAGCCCGAGGGGGTCGTCCGCGCGCCGGACGAGACGCTCCGGGAGGCCCAGCGGCTGCTGGACGCGGGGATGCCGTTCCACGCCCACGAGGTCTTCGAGGACGCCTGGAAGTCGGGGCCGGAGAGCGAGCGCGAGCTGTGGCGGGGGCTGGCACAGGTGGCCGTGGGGCTGACCCATGCCGCGCGCGGCAACACGGCGGGCGGGGCGCGGCTGCTGCGCCGTGGCGCGGGCGCGCTCACCTCGTACGGCGAGGCCCGGCCGCACGGCATCGGGATCGGCGGACTGGTCGACTGGGCCCAGGAGTTGGCCGGCCGCGTGGAGAGCGACCCCACGGTGGACGCGGGGGCCGAGGCACCCCGGCTCCTGGGGTAG